The DNA segment TACAGATGATTATGGTTATGGTGATGCTGCCTCTGCTTCTACCCCTGGACATGCTCAATATGCGAGTTTTCTAGTTAATAAAAAAACTAAGTCATCTGCATTGTATGTGGGAGCAAATGATGGAATGTTGCATGGTTTTGATCCATCAACAGGCAAAGAGAATTTTGCCTATATTCCATCAATAGTACTTCCTTACCTTAGTGCATTATCTTCACCTGATTATCATGGAGATAAACATTTATATTATGTAGATGGTTCGCCAATAGCGGGAGATGCCTACCTTAATGGGCAATGGAAGACAATACTATTAGGGTCTACAGGTGCAGGAGGTTCTAGCGTTTTCGCACTTGATATTACTGATCCTGCATCATTCGATGAATCAAAAATAATGTGGGAGTTTGATGGAACGGACTCTGCAGATATGGGCTATAGTCTTCCTCGTCCTGCAATTACTCAATTAAATGACGGTAAGTGGGTGGCTATTGTTGCCAACGGATACAATAGTACAAATGGCCATGCGGTTCTGTTTATTTTAGATCTGAACAATGGTTCTATTTTATCTAAGATAGATACAGGTTCTGGAACTACAGCTGATAAAAATGGTCTGAGTTCTCCTGCCCCTATTGATGCCAATGGTGATGGTATTACCGACTACGTTTATGCCGGTGATTTAAAGGGAAACTTATGGAAATTTGACCTGAATACAGGCGCATCATCCGCTACTGTTAGTAAGTTATTTACAGCGTGTGATGGGGTAGGAAGTATTTGCTCTGATAATAATCGTCAGCCGATTACTACAAAACCACAGGTTATAAGCCATCCTAATGGTGGCAGGCTCGTCCTCTTCGGAACGGGGAGTTATTTTTCTGTAGAAGATAATCAGCTAGGTTCACCTCCGAGAATAGAAGCTTTGTACGGAGTTCTTGATGATAATCAAACAACAAATATCATTAGGGATAACTTAGTTGGGCAAACTATAACTGCTGAAGTTGCTGCTGGTGCGAATGTGACCGTTGGTGGTACAAAAAATGTCGTTGATGTCAGAATCATTTCACATAATCTGGTTGATTACTCTGTGAAATATGGATGGTATTTACCTTTAGTGTATCCATCATCAGCCAATGGCAACGGTGAACGTGTTGTCAATGATTTGATTGTCAGCGATGGTAAACTGGTTGTGACCTCTATTATCCCATCATCAGCAATTCGCTGTGGTTCTGGTGGTGATTCGTGGGTAATGGATATTGATCCATTTACGGGTGGTCAACTGACATATTCTACATTTAAGATTAATTCTGATAATGTTATTGATGAAAATGATAAGATCGGTAGTGATTATGGCAGTGGTGTAAAATCTACTGGCATGCAAACTCAATCCACGATTATAGACAATAGCAAATGTACTGGTGATCAGTGCACTAAATGTACAGGCAATTGTGAAACTAAAACCAGTACAGGAAATGATGGTTCAATACGAACAATCGAAGAGGCTAGCTCATCAAAAGCATGGGGCCGCCAATCCTGGCGTCAAATTCGCTAATATTAATAGTACGATGCCTTGTCTTTCTGATGAGGCAAAGTTTTGATGAATATGCAGGCAAAGTATGCAAAATCAATCCGGTTTCACTTTGATGGAAGTGATGATTACGGTAGCGATAATCGCCATTCTGACGAGTATTGCAGTGCCAAGCTATCTCAATTACGTTACGGCGTCTCGCCATAAAGAGGCAAAAAGTGCCGTGCTGGAATTGGGGCAATTTATGGAACGTTATTACACTGCACATGATCGTTATAATAATACAGACGATTCTACTTTAAGTGAGGGGGATTTACCTTTTTCGACAGTACCTAAAGAAGGTGGCGCTGCCTATTAT comes from the uncultured Tolumonas sp. genome and includes:
- a CDS encoding type IV pilin protein produces the protein MQNQSGFTLMEVMITVAIIAILTSIAVPSYLNYVTASRHKEAKSAVLELGQFMERYYTAHDRYNNTDDSTLSEGDLPFSTVPKEGGAAYYNITVNSLHLLTL